Below is a genomic region from Desulfobacter sp..
TGTCACCGGGGTGGAGGTGGAGCCTGATGTCTGGGTATGACTCAGTTTTCCATACTCTTTAGGCGTTTTAAGGGGGCGGATCCGTTTAATTTCCTGCTGAAGCTCGATCCGGGCCAGGGGGGTCAACCGGGCAAAACTTTGGGGGGTCAGGGAATTGATCCATTGATTGCCCAGCCCCAATTCCCCTGCCCTTTGCTTCCAAAACGGGCTGTGCCTTAAGGCAAAGCGTAACAGGACCTGGAGCTGTTTAAACTGAAAACTGATAAGATCCGCCCGGGGCCACCACTGGGTTTGTTCAAGCTGGAATTGAAGGGCCATCTGCATGGCCGCTTCCGAGCCCGGAAGCGCGGGGAATACAATGCCGAGAACACTGCTGCGGATCAAAGAGGCATTCATTTTGGGGACAATCCCAGCATTTCTCTTGCCTGGGAGGGGTTGGCCACCTTCCGCCCGATATTTTCAGCAAAATCCGCAATCCGGCGGATGAGCATCTCATTGGTGGCAAGCTGCTTTTTTTCCGTGTCAAAATAAAGGTTGTCTTCCAGCCCTACCCGGACATGCCCGCCCATGAGCATGGCTGCGTAATTCATCTTCTGCTGAAACCTGCCAATGCCGGCAGCCCCCCAGTTCACCTCAGGCGAAAGGCTTTTAACCATGCAGGCAAGATCAAAAATGGTGCCCGGCGCAGAAAAAATGGAGCCCAAAAGCAAATTAAAATAAAAGGGCGGTTCTAACACCCCTTTTTCAATCAAGACCTTGGCCGCCCATATCATCCCGGTTTCAAATATCTCGATCTCAGGGACCACGCCTTTGTCTTTCATTTTTAAGGCCAGATCTTGGATCATATCCGGAGTGTTGATGGAGGCCTGGCCCGGAAAATTCAAGGATCCCATGGTCAGACTGCCCATGTCA
It encodes:
- a CDS encoding 3-keto-5-aminohexanoate cleavage protein; amino-acid sequence: MKPIYDLGLPHPMRQYSRLIINAAITGMVPTKDQTPHVPITHDEIVKDAIACIRAGASIIHIHVRDETGAPTYEKEKYARIIKEIRQTCPDAILCASTSGRVHNTFEKRSDVLDLTGDEKPDMGSLTMGSLNFPGQASINTPDMIQDLALKMKDKGVVPEIEIFETGMIWAAKVLIEKGVLEPPFYFNLLLGSIFSAPGTIFDLACMVKSLSPEVNWGAAGIGRFQQKMNYAAMLMGGHVRVGLEDNLYFDTEKKQLATNEMLIRRIADFAENIGRKVANPSQAREMLGLSPK